CTCTCTCATCAGTAAGGCCAGCTATGAAAATGTTGCCAAGAAGGCAAGAATTGGTCATTTCTTCTTTCACAGATTTgttttgtatttttcttttctcttctggaGGTAACTTAATTTACTGCCTTTGCTGATTCTACATTTTACTATGTCtggtttttttctctttttcagtGGATTCCTGAATTGAGGCACTATGCACCTGGTGTGCCTATAATTCTTGTTGGAACGAAGCTTGGTAATGATTTTACACTATTTCTTCTTTATCTTGTTTTATCTCTTCTTTATATTTTGCGTCCATGTGTTCTGGTTGATCGGAACATATCTTCAGCCTCCCATTTTTCTGCATACTGGATTTTTGTGAAGCCTTGTGCTGTGTGATTCTAATTTTATCGAGTATTTGGTGGTATATTTTGTAGATTGTGATTGCAAAAGCacattaattattatatattgcTAGGTTTCTTTTGCAGTTCACATTAAAGTAGATCAATTATATCTGTTGATGTgttaatttcaatttttttatgtcTCATTTCTTGATTGGTGCATGACAATTTTTTGGTAGCCAAACAAAGTGAGGAAAGCCTTAGGGCTTTCATGGTTgaaagatgcttcaaatgtgtgGCGGTCCTAAAAAGCTGTGGTTGCACAAAGAAATATTGGAGTTAAGGGATAGGTGCTGCCCTTCTACAAAGGAGAGCAAGGTGCAGCTACATTTTGCTCTTGAACTAGCAAGTCATCGTGCTCTGCAAAGATTGTTCAATCTCAATGTGGGCTAGCAGGTCAAAGTAGGATCCATGCAAATTAACTAAGTATGCATCTTTGCATTTGAAATAAGTAAAATTGTATGCTCAACTACTACTCAAGGATTTAAGTGTCACTGGCATGTGTTTGTGTTGTACCAAGCAGTGGCTAGCCAACATCCATGTTGGgaaaaaagaatttgatatcCTTTTTAATTACAAATCAAATAAAAGGACATAATAGGTGCCTTCTTGATCCAGTGTTTGGTGCTGGCACTGATCTGACATGGACATCAGTGTCTAGTGCTTAAAATCGTGCCACCTCTTTTTCTAATAGCAAGAGTGAAGTTGTTGTATTTAAGTGGATATTTTTACTTTTGCATCACtttgctatgattgcaagaagTGTTCTTCCAAGATTTTAAATATCGTAACCAAACCTTGTGCCATTTTTTCACGGAGTGGTACGATACTCTTATGGTATCAGTATTGATGGTACGTGCCAAAACTGAaagcttcaaaaaaaaaggacaaaggAAAACTCTCGGTATCGATCAACACAATCAATACAACATCATCGTTATAAACTGATATGTACCAGTATAGATGGTTtcagcatcccagcacctaTATAGGTGCTAGTTTCGCATTGATGGTATCAGTTATACCATCCTGATCTGGTGGTTTTTGAATCCATGGTTCTTCCAATGCATGTGTTTCCCATTAGAGCTGTAGCTAATGTAGTTGCCACATAACGGTATGGTTTTTGAATCTGTTTGGCTTATTAAGTTATTCCACTCTTTAATGGATTTAACCTGTTTGTAGAGCTGAATATGATGGCTAGAATGACAAGGTATGTAGTTAACATTGGGTGATTAAGTTACTCTATTTGCTAGTTGATCGTATCATCTGATATTTCTTTATGCCTTACATTGGTCAATTTTGGAAATGGTGCTCTTAGTATTATTATTCTCACCCATTCAGACATATAGAGAGGTGTTTTTTTTCTTGGAGAGGGGGTTGCACGTCAGTGGCAGGATGGTTTCTTTTGCTAGTAGTTCCCTAGAACCAAGTTGGAGGTTTTGTCAATCATTTATAGATGTTCATAGCAAATCTTTTtcgttattattgttattagatGAAATAAACAAGTTAGCGAGATATTTCTCCATTATAGTCGAGATATGTGGACAAACAGAGACATAACAAGAGGTCATATAACGAGTTAAAAGTTGATAATCTTACATTATCTGGATGTTGTGCATAAGTAGGATCACAGGAGAATCAAAACTGCTGAGGTTATATGTGATAGAAGGTGATTATTGAAAGATGTAGTTACAAAATAAACCTTGCATGATGCTGCACTCAAAGGATGAAGACATGGAGAACTACTTTCTGATAATATGGTCATCCACATTAGTTGTTAACTTGTTATAGCTGACTCCTAGAACTAGAAAGAACAACCATAACTTAAGCAAGTACTGATGTGCTCCTCAGTCCTGTGAATGACTTTTGAGTGATTGTAGACAACTTCCTATGAGGAAGAATGGTATCAATCCATATGTACATCCAGGTTTCAATTACTAGAACTAGAAGCATATCATGGACATGCAAAGTGAAGTTATCTACTTGGTTGCTAATTTCTTTTCATGGTTTCTGAGATGATTTGCATCATTTATAAGACATTGTTTTTACTGCTAAACCAACAACGAACCCATGCTTTTCCGTACTTCATTGCACTCAGAGATTGTCTCCTGATTGAAAAAGTTCTGGTAAAATGTCAAAAGTTCTTACTTTGCTCAATTTAGGAGGTTATTAAAAGGTAGAGAGCTTATATGTTAGGGACTGTTTTCACTATAATTTATATGAGTACGTGGCATCCTGGAGATGTGAATCTGATTTCTGAGCATCCCCCAcctcaaaaaggaaaagagaggagagaaatgaaaaagattGAAATTGACAGAGTTCCTTAGGCATTTTATGACTTATGCATACAGAAAATCATCTATATTCTATATAAGTttgtttaaattaaaaaaaaaaaacagtgccAGCTTTAAACGTATCTATCTATTAAGTAAATGCACTGAGTCTATGGTACATTCAGTGGGTTTCAGATTGTTTTTGTTTATTAGAGCTTGCTTGCAGGCCATATATGATGttgaaatctgaaattcaattgCAAAGTCATGAAAATTGTCACTTTTTTTAGTAGTTTttccttccttattgttgtcgaATTGAGATGTCAAGAGACATATTAAGAAGTCTAGGGAAAGTCATTCCTCAAATGAAAACCGGAAGTTGTTACGTAATATTTTTGATGACATTGCATGATTGACCCTACTATAGTGTTTTGGCTCATCTTGCATTCAGACTATTTCAGGATCTCGGCAGTTTAGGAGGCACTAACTTAAATATTACTACTACCATTTATATATGTTTGTTACTCATGAAGCTTCATTTTTGCCCTCGCATTGCTCTCATTTTACTTGAGACTTATTCTACTTCATGTAGAATATTTAAACATTATTATCACTTTTATTACACTTGAATAGAGAACCTGTAGATTGGTTTTGCACAGTTTTAtggtttataaaaatataattgtcCGGAACAGTGTTATGTTGGTAAAACTTATTGGAAATCCTCAATGAATTTTTAGAGTGTTGTTTCAGTCTCTTCCTATTCAGAACTTCGGCAGTGATGATCGAATGTTTTAGACATGTAGCTCTGCTCCAATTCCTAAGTAAATCCAGCAGAAAGGgattaatttcttttatttatgttGGTGAAATCTGTTGGAAATCCTAAATGAATTCCTTGAACATTTCAGTCTCTGCCTGTTCAGAACTTGTAGCACGATGATTTCGTATGTTGCCATGGTCCAGTTTCCAATTAAATGCAGTTGAATGTCTCaaaaatttcttcttttttttttctggtgctAGATAGCTCAAGACGACCAATTTATGTGCTTGCAAGTGTACAATAAGTTTTGACCTCATGCTGGACATTAGATGTCTTCTTTTGTTCAGCTGGATGTAATGTGTTGGCTTTTATATACATTTCTTGCGATCCCTGAGACACTCCACGaattagaatttcaaaagcTTATACATGATATCCCATAATAAAACTTAAAAGAATCTGTTAGGTCCTTGCTTATATTATGAAACAGTACATTTGATTGCCAGTTAAATGTTATAATCTTGTGAGCTTTTGCTtggatcattttttatttggtgTGGGGGGTACGATGTGTAAAGTTAGGTTTTATTTACAGATATCATATTTAAGATATCTTCTCATTACCAAGCTGTGGGCCCAATATTGTCTATGTATCTTGCGCAATCTTTTCAACCTTAGGTTCTACCTCGTAAAAGGAACATAAATTGGCGATCATTTCAATCTTGATGCTTTAAATAATACATCACACAAGTGCCTGTCCATCACATGTGTTTCCAAAATCAGTTTATTCACTACTTTTGCTTCTGACTCATTATTTTTATCAGTGCATTGGTGGCATTTTGAATACAAATATGATGAGAAACCAAGTAGCTATTTTAAGCTAGTAGTGGTAAGTATAAACTTAATATCTTAGAGGCCTCAACACCTGTATGCTGTTATGCTGCAACAACAGCCAACTTCATCTTGCATATGTCTCCATTATAACAAATCAGCAGTATCTCAACTATTCGGGCAGTTGGGCTTAACTTTACACAATCTCCACTTCCCATTTATTTGTATCAAACACCTCTTTTTCAACACACTCCTTTCACATTCTTCCTACCATTTCTATTTAGCCGTTTTTTCTGGATTTTGGTAATTTGGTTCCCTCCTAGCCCCTTGAGACAAAATTAAATCCCTAGAAAAAAAGAATGTGTTTTTGTCTGCAGGTGCATTTATCAATGAACTGATGTTTTTCATGGAAATATGTGCATGCTCTTGtatctgaaattttttgcaAATTGGCGTGAGAATATTATTATGTTATGACAATGTAATTTGATATTGCAACTTATAATTTCTACCCTTCTACACTGTGTCATCCCATGCCCGAAGTTAGTTTGATCGAATTGATGATCTGGTTAGATCAGACCCTATTACTTCCTCACTATGTGGTTGTTCATATCTCCTATTGTTCAGGATGTTAAAGGTCTCATCTGGACTGTTCcctattcaaaaaaatttattgtcCATGCAGTGCATGTAAGTTAGTCATATAATTCATTTAGATTATAACTTAATTGCTTGTAGTTGGGATCTTTTATTTGGACTGATTCTTGGGTAGTCCAATTGCCTTCTTCAGctctaatcaattttttttccttctttttttccctttgtaACATATTGTCATAGGTACTTGGTTTATGTGCTCTTGAAGCTTTATTGTTACCACTCCTTTGAGTTGGATTTTCTTAATTTCCCTAGAGCATGCATCATTTGCTAAGAGCTTAGGCCAGAGATCTTTTAACGATCGCGCAATCTTATTTCCTGTTATATTGTGTGCATATGTGATGCTTACTGCCTTACTAACAACCATAGTTCTTGTATGCTAATTAACTGCATCTGGATTTGTTCACAGATCTTCGGGATGACAAGCAGTTTTTTATAGATCACCCAGGTGCCGTCCCCATTACTACTGCTCAGGTAATGGTGGTTTTGTAATATGCAGCTACATCCCTTTCCTTACTCTGACCTACCAGCATTTCATTCCAAATCATGTCTATGGTAGTCTTTTTAATGGCTTCATTGATGTTGAAGGGAGAAGAGCTGAGGAAGGCAATTGGAGCTCCTGCCTACATCGAGTGCAGTTCGAAGACCCAACAAGTATGTTGTTTCCTCTCAGCTCGTCTTTTCATGTAGTGCCCATTTTATTCATGGAGATCTGCTTTGCTGTGAAATATGGTAATGTGCAGAACGTCAAGGCAGTTTTTGATGCAGCCATTAAGGTAGTACTCCAGCCTCccaagcagaagaagaagaagaggaagggacaGAAGGTCTGCTCCATTTTGTGATCGTTGAACacagaaagaaagaatatgACACACCAGCCATCCTTTGTTATAGCTTCTCGCTCCATCGGAGGATCTTGGTCGGTGCATAATCAACTGACGGGCAGTAGCAAGCAGTGAAAGGCATCCGGTCTGTTCCATTTTCTGTCTCATGGTGATCTGTTACCGACTTGTCGTAATGTGCACCTTCAGATGCTGACTTATTCACGTTGCTGCACGGGAAATCTTGTTTAAAGATATTTTCCTTGCAAGGACATGGTATATTAGTAATCTGTACCTTATTCAATTGCTTAAAAGGCTTGGCTAGATTTGCGACTGTTTGCTGAATGTATGTTCCGGAAACTTTCGATCACCTATTTGCATGCAAATCATTGGAATTGGATGGGGGCTAGCATCGGCTGCTTCTTCTCTCCGATCTCGCATTCCTTCATATTCTTCAAATCCATGCCTTGCAATTAAAATTGTTCGTTCATTTATCTTTTTAGGTTTGTGATGTACATCATCTTACTTTGATGTTTTGCCCTAAGTTTATTGAGATGGGGCTCTACCCTAAGTTATATTTACAGGTTTGAGGAGAGCTTGTGCCCCAATGAAGTTTGTCCATGTCAACTTGAGTTTGGTTGGtcaagaaaataaatatggCCTGGTATCAATGGTCGCAATATCCGAAAACTTATGCCCCAATGAAGTATTAGGAAACGAAAGAAGCATGCTGAAATAAGTTGTCACCGATCACCTTTGCGTTTTTCCTCATGGTTTTAGGCCAGGTCGGAATCCTCTACTCCACTGGTTTCCTCTCTTGGGAGGAAAGATTCTTTTGTTCTTTCTCTCATTGAAAAGGGGGAGAATCTTGTTCCTGTTGAGACCTAAAGGTTCTCCGGTTGCTGCAATGCAGCTCCATGCCACTTTTCGCTGTATGGTTAAATTTATATTGTTGTTATGTTTTCCCAAAGATGGCGGTTATCTGCTGACTGCCATAGGGCACAAAACATGCATATATTatgtattttaattaaaattaaaatttatataaataaataatagataaatagtaaaagaaaatttcattttttttatttttattaaatttattttaataagaTTATACAAATAAATAATAGATAAATGCTAGAAGAAGGACTCAAGTTTTTAATCTTGTGATTAAAACGTAGAATACGAAATGGAGAAGGAAATGCAGTGCCGGCAACACACAAGATGGAAAAAAGTGCACGCCATTGGACATGCCTCATGcatggacttttttttttttttttttgttaaaacggTAAATTATATAGCTCTAAAGCATGCATGGACTCATCGCACAAGCACGTTAGGTGACAGTAATAGAGTTCTGcatgtgcatatatatatatatatatatatatatatatatatatatatatatatatatatatatatatatatatatatatatatatatatatatatatatatatatatatatatatatataagtgttTTTAATTTCTTGCGATGCTGACCCAGGAGGTTGAAGAGATAAAGAGTAGAAAATCCCGTTTTCCAAGACTAAAATGCTTCAGTAAATAAAAGAGGCTTCAAGTTATAAGGGCAGACGTACGCATGAAATCGGCTTCAAAACCTTTTCCACTATAACTGCGAGGGAGGATAACATGGTTACAGATAGGATCAATGTGAAGATTGTCAAATGTAAAGAGCAATCTGGGATTACGAAGACTGTTGACAGGTTGATGAGTTCAAATGTGGGATGTTGTGAGGGCCCTTTTAACATGTTAAAGAAGGGTTAAGCCTGCAGTTATTTCATGGGAACTTTCTCAAAAAGGACACCCTTGGGACCCA
This genomic stretch from Phoenix dactylifera cultivar Barhee BC4 unplaced genomic scaffold, palm_55x_up_171113_PBpolish2nd_filt_p 000254F, whole genome shotgun sequence harbors:
- the LOC103719242 gene encoding rac-like GTP-binding protein 5, whose product is MSASRFIKCVTVGDGAVGKTCMLISYTSNTFPTDYVPTVFDNFSANVVVDGSTVNLGLWDTAGQEDYNRLRPLSYRGADVFLLAFSLISKASYENVAKKWIPELRHYAPGVPIILVGTKLDLRDDKQFFIDHPGAVPITTAQGEELRKAIGAPAYIECSSKTQQNVKAVFDAAIKVVLQPPKQKKKKRKGQKVCSIL